A genome region from Nitrospira sp. includes the following:
- a CDS encoding HPF/RaiA family ribosome-associated protein translates to MNLEVESRNIAMTPRWKTEIEERMATLQRGHDDIIHGRVTLTKNRHHKKLDNVAEALVLVTVPTRHTITSRKEDKTFEEAIRAAFDAVAIELRKYREKRADKVLRIEPLPQLCGVVSKVFPDLGYGFILKDGGGEVYFHKNAVKGITFNDMEDGQEVLFESEPGEKGLHATIVQPSHALEL, encoded by the coding sequence ATGAACCTGGAAGTTGAGAGCCGCAACATCGCCATGACTCCGCGCTGGAAAACCGAGATCGAAGAGCGGATGGCCACCTTACAGCGTGGCCACGACGACATTATACATGGACGCGTCACCCTGACGAAAAATCGCCATCATAAGAAATTGGACAACGTGGCGGAGGCGCTTGTGCTGGTCACAGTGCCAACCCGTCACACCATTACCTCTCGCAAAGAAGACAAAACATTCGAGGAAGCGATCCGGGCCGCCTTCGATGCCGTGGCGATCGAACTGCGGAAATATCGCGAGAAACGGGCGGACAAAGTCCTGCGCATCGAACCGCTGCCTCAACTCTGCGGCGTGGTGAGCAAGGTATTCCCCGACCTCGGCTATGGCTTCATCCTGAAGGACGGCGGCGGCGAGGTGTATTTCCATAAGAATGCCGTGAAGGGCATCACGTTTAACGACATGGAAGACGGGCAGGAGGTTCTCTTCGAAAGTGAACCGGGTGAGAAGGGCCTACACGCCACCATCGTGCAGCCATCTCACGCGTTGGAACTGTAG
- a CDS encoding FmdB family zinc ribbon protein, whose translation MYDYTCLACGKESLIIVTLKQHEQGEVQCPACGSTKLQQHFSSFIAHTTKKS comes from the coding sequence ATGTATGACTACACGTGTCTGGCCTGCGGAAAAGAATCGCTGATCATCGTGACGCTGAAACAACATGAACAGGGCGAGGTCCAATGTCCGGCTTGCGGCAGCACCAAACTACAGCAACACTTTTCCTCGTTCATCGCCCACACGACCAAGAAGAGCTGA
- a CDS encoding cytochrome c → MQIIMATGIRLSLVLSLVVTLAAACGSAGAQDFPPDPIRGKAVYGRHCLACHGRGGWGDGPDAAALKVPPANFHRLKSFLKSDEELLRTIEHGIVFSPMHSWQGQLTETERQDVLAYIRLLVQQGQ, encoded by the coding sequence ATGCAGATCATCATGGCCACCGGAATCCGGCTTTCTCTCGTCCTCTCGCTCGTCGTGACCCTCGCGGCAGCATGTGGCTCCGCAGGGGCCCAGGATTTCCCGCCGGACCCCATCAGAGGAAAGGCCGTCTACGGGCGTCATTGCCTCGCCTGCCATGGCCGTGGCGGATGGGGCGACGGCCCCGATGCCGCCGCCTTGAAGGTCCCGCCGGCCAATTTCCACCGTTTGAAATCCTTCCTCAAGTCCGACGAGGAGCTTCTGCGAACGATCGAACACGGCATCGTCTTCAGCCCGATGCATTCCTGGCAAGGCCAACTAACCGAAACGGAACGGCAGGACGTGCTCGCCTACATCCGGCTGCTGGTGCAGCAGGGCCAATAA
- a CDS encoding isochorismatase family protein, translated as MKRFQPGDALIIVDVQNDLLPGGALAVPGGQEVIPPLQRYLLLFIERGLPVFLTQNWHPPDHCSFHTQGGPWPQHCIAHTPGAQFPDSLQLPPTAVVISKGTDPTREAYSGFQGTALHDRLQAARIVRLFIGGLATDYCVLETVRDARTLGYEVCLLVDAIRPVNVLPDDGRRAEEAMVLAGAIPLSLERLAR; from the coding sequence ATGAAACGTTTTCAACCAGGCGATGCGCTCATCATCGTGGATGTGCAGAACGATTTGCTCCCGGGTGGAGCGTTGGCCGTGCCCGGCGGTCAGGAAGTCATTCCCCCGTTGCAGCGGTATCTACTGCTGTTTATAGAACGCGGCCTGCCGGTGTTTCTCACCCAGAACTGGCACCCGCCCGACCATTGTTCCTTCCACACACAGGGGGGGCCTTGGCCACAACACTGCATCGCGCACACGCCAGGAGCACAGTTTCCTGACAGCCTCCAACTTCCTCCAACGGCCGTGGTGATCTCCAAGGGCACCGACCCCACACGCGAGGCGTACTCCGGCTTCCAGGGTACTGCGTTGCACGATCGTCTCCAGGCAGCCCGCATTGTCCGGTTGTTCATCGGAGGACTGGCCACGGACTATTGCGTGCTTGAAACGGTGCGGGATGCCCGGACACTCGGGTATGAGGTCTGCCTGTTGGTCGATGCCATCCGGCCGGTGAATGTCCTTCCTGATGACGGTCGACGCGCCGAAGAAGCGATGGTGCTCGCCGGCGCCATTCCCCTGAGCCTGGAGCGGTTGGCCAGATGA
- a CDS encoding pentapeptide repeat-containing protein produces the protein MNQRSVSSTTVTAWMVAAFLCLPAGADAAAKPAPKPSTGNTCESAFKQTRPAPNIINKVLQAHARWLEDRDSPDGRRANLCRTDLRQLRLAGANLERINLEGAILKGSHLRTASLVQAHLKGADFSQAILDDANLEGADLRKALLVNAHLNRVAADEAAFYGANLQGAHLRDALLERAHFEDADLRGADLSNATLLDGYFYGANLLKANLTDADLASTDLRRANLRQANLRRASLQGALLDSATLDGASLVEADLESAYLDDASLASADLHEASLRGADFRYTHLGGANLQRANLENANMEGANLVKARLDSATLTMTVLYKANLSGATLHGATLHHAVLIGAQLARTDLRKADLTEMYGPKAHLQQARLTEANLELANLVAADLSQADISHAVVVQTNLQEANLRGANVSASDLTGAQLNNADLQQADLRGANLSGTLGLVQAQLDQACLDEATQIPSDLQRPKPCPQHHQRARK, from the coding sequence ATGAACCAGCGTTCTGTTTCCAGCACCACCGTCACCGCTTGGATGGTGGCCGCGTTCCTCTGCCTACCGGCCGGTGCGGATGCCGCGGCGAAGCCGGCACCCAAACCCTCCACGGGCAATACCTGCGAAAGCGCCTTCAAGCAGACGCGTCCGGCGCCAAACATAATAAACAAAGTGCTCCAGGCTCATGCCCGTTGGCTGGAAGATCGGGACTCCCCCGATGGCCGCCGGGCCAATCTCTGCCGCACCGATCTTCGACAACTGCGCCTGGCAGGGGCCAACCTCGAACGGATCAATCTCGAAGGCGCGATCCTGAAGGGCTCACATCTGCGCACCGCGAGTCTTGTGCAAGCACACCTCAAAGGCGCCGACTTCTCCCAGGCGATCCTCGACGACGCGAACCTGGAGGGCGCCGACCTACGCAAGGCCCTGTTGGTCAACGCCCATCTCAATCGCGTCGCGGCCGACGAAGCGGCGTTCTACGGAGCCAACCTTCAAGGCGCGCACCTCCGGGACGCGCTCTTGGAGCGAGCTCATTTTGAAGATGCCGATCTGCGGGGCGCAGACCTCAGCAATGCCACCCTCTTGGACGGCTATTTTTATGGCGCGAATCTGTTGAAAGCCAATCTCACCGACGCCGACCTGGCAAGCACCGACCTCCGCCGGGCTAATTTGCGCCAGGCCAATTTACGCCGAGCCAGTCTGCAGGGCGCCTTGCTGGACAGTGCGACCCTCGACGGCGCATCACTCGTCGAAGCAGATCTGGAGAGCGCCTATTTAGACGACGCCTCACTGGCGAGCGCGGATCTCCATGAGGCCAGCCTCCGTGGCGCAGATTTTCGCTATACGCATCTCGGCGGAGCCAACCTGCAGCGAGCCAACCTGGAAAATGCAAATATGGAAGGAGCGAACCTCGTCAAAGCCCGACTGGACTCGGCCACGCTGACCATGACGGTCCTGTATAAGGCCAACCTGTCCGGGGCCACGCTACACGGGGCCACGCTGCATCACGCCGTCCTCATCGGCGCCCAACTGGCACGGACCGATCTGCGAAAAGCCGACCTCACCGAAATGTATGGCCCGAAAGCCCATCTGCAGCAGGCCCGGCTGACCGAAGCCAATCTGGAATTGGCCAACCTGGTGGCAGCCGACCTGAGCCAGGCCGACATCAGCCACGCGGTCGTGGTACAAACAAACCTCCAGGAGGCCAATTTACGCGGGGCGAATGTGAGCGCCTCAGATTTGACAGGCGCCCAACTGAACAACGCCGATCTGCAACAGGCCGACTTGCGGGGGGCGAACCTCAGCGGCACACTGGGGCTGGTTCAAGCACAACTGGATCAGGCCTGCCTGGATGAGGCGACTCAAATTCCGTCCGATCTCCAACGGCCGAAGCCCTGTCCCCAACATCACCAACGAGCGCGTAAATAG
- a CDS encoding YnfA family protein: MSFALSMSLFIVAGLCEIGGGYLVWLWFREGKPLGYAAAGAVLLILYGIIPTLQTAHFGRVYAAYGGMFIILSLLWGWGVDSVRPDRFDVVGAAICLIGMAVIMYMPRPSM, encoded by the coding sequence ATGTCATTTGCCCTGTCGATGAGTCTTTTCATCGTCGCCGGACTGTGCGAGATCGGCGGCGGCTACCTCGTCTGGCTATGGTTCCGTGAAGGCAAACCCCTCGGATATGCAGCAGCGGGGGCGGTGCTCTTGATCCTCTACGGGATCATTCCCACGTTGCAAACCGCGCACTTCGGACGGGTCTATGCGGCCTATGGCGGAATGTTCATCATCCTGTCGCTGCTGTGGGGATGGGGCGTGGATAGTGTCCGGCCGGATCGATTCGATGTCGTAGGAGCGGCGATCTGCCTCATCGGCATGGCCGTCATTATGTATATGCCTCGTCCCTCAATGTAA